In a single window of the Pleurodeles waltl isolate 20211129_DDA chromosome 4_2, aPleWal1.hap1.20221129, whole genome shotgun sequence genome:
- the LOC138294038 gene encoding olfactory receptor 5V1-like: MDRANQSLVTEFILLGLSSIPEVEGLFFMIFLLIYMTTLAGNILIITVIRLDTHLHTGMYYFISNLSFLDCCYSTVTVPKMLADLLAERKTISFTACMTQLYFFISLVSIECLLLAAMAYDRYIAICHPLHYGRTMDQRTCSWLAASLWVTGFFYSLVHALLMSRLSFCRSNEIQHFFCDIPPLLKLSCSDTFINILVIFTLGGFVGLGALLIKIVSYTFIITTILNIKSSEGRVKAFSTCASHLTVVIIFYGALLFTYYRPTTTNSFSADSLVSVVYSILTPMVNPMIYSLRNSEMKAAVKKIIARLQKERSST, translated from the coding sequence ATGGACAGGGCCAACCAATCCCTGGTGACTGAATTCATCCTGTTgggcctgtcttccattccagaggTGGAGGGGCTGTTTTTCATGATTTTCCTCCTGATCTACATGACTACTCTGGCTGGGAACATCCTCATCATCACAGTAATACGCCTTGACACACATCTTCACACCGGTATGTACTATTTCATCTCtaacctgtccttcctggactgctGCTACTCCACAGTCACTGTCCCTAAgatgctggcagaccttctagCCGAGAGGAAGACTATCTcgttcactgcctgcatgacccAGCTCTATTTCTTTATCAGCCTGGTGTCCATTGAGTGCCTCCTACTGGCAGCCATGGCATATGACCGCTACATTGCCATCTGTCACCCTCTACATTATGGCAGGACCATGGACCAGCGCACCTGCTCCTGGTTGGCTGCTAGCTTGTGGGTCACCGGATTCTTTTACTCCTTGGTACATGCACTTTTGATGAGTAGGCTATCATTCTGCAGGTCCAATGAAATCCAACACTTTTTCTGTGACATCCCCCCTTTACTGAAGCTCTCATGTTCTGACACATTCATCAACATCTTGGTCATCTTTACATTGGGTGGGTTTGTTGGTCTTGGGGCACTTCTCATCAAGATTGTGTCATACACTTTCATTATCACCACCATCCTGAACATCAAGTCTTCTGAGGGCCGGGTCAAAGCCTTCTCCACCTGTGCCTCTCACCTGACAGTGGTCATTATCTTCTACGGGGCACTGCTCTTCACCTATTACCGGCCCACAACCACTAACTCATTCTCTGCCGATAGTCTGGTGTCAGTAGTGTACAGTATCTTGACTCCTATGGTGAACCCAATGATCTATAGTCTCCGAAACAGTGAGATGAAGGCGGCAGTCAAGAAAATCATTGCCAGACTCCAGAAAGAAAGAAGCTCAACTTAG